Proteins from one Mytilus galloprovincialis chromosome 11, xbMytGall1.hap1.1, whole genome shotgun sequence genomic window:
- the LOC143052007 gene encoding uncharacterized protein LOC143052007, whose protein sequence is MWGGNCKAQCRCYNGATCDRITGQCTCAPGYKGESCTIQCPEGTFGPYCSQKCSCKNGGTWEAVKGTCICPVGYTGTDCTESNCPSFKYGEKCQKDCKCNRKTTDRCDPGNGKCSQCSSGWTGPLCNETCPAPYYGDGCQKICYCKNGGLCNHKTGVCQCQAGYTGQYCGTKCTKGQFGLGCLQTCLCQNNAECVPENGFCICSPGWKGLTCESQCPKGLYGKDCQSKCKCQNGGYCYPATGHCTCPPGFYGDSCEKNCPVGISLTVLDPRG, encoded by the exons ATGTGGGGTGGAAACTGTAAGGCTCAGTGTAGGTGTTACAATGGAGCAACATGTGACAGGATCACAGGACAGTGTACGTGTGCTCCAGGATATAAAGGAGAAAG ttgTACTATTCAGTGCCCTGAAGGAACATTTGGACCATACTGTTCTCAGAAGTGTTCCTGTAAAAATGGAGGAACATGGGAAGCAGTAAAAGGAACATGTATTTGTCCTGTGGGTTATACTGGGACAGACTGTACTGAAAGTA ATTGTCCATCTTTTAAGTACGGAGAGAAATGTCAAAAGGATTGTAAATGTAACAGAAAAACTACAGATCG gtGTGACCCAGGGAATGGGAAGTGTAGTCAATGTTCCAGTGGATGGACTGGTCCCCTATGTAATGAGACTTGCCCAGCTCCATACTATGGTGATGGATGTCAGAAGATCTGTTACTGTAAGAATGGTGGACTTTGTAACCATAAAACTGGAGTTTGTCAATGTCAAGCTGGTTACACAGGACAATA TTGTGGAACTAAATGTACAAAGGGACAGTTTGGTTTAGGATGTCTACAGACTTGTCTTTGTCAGAACAACGCTGAGTGTGTACCTGAGAATGGATTCTGTATTTGTTCACCAG gcTGGAAAGGTTTGACCTGTGAATCCCAATGTCCAAAGGGTTTATATGGTAAAGATTGTCAGTCTAAATGTAAATGTCAAAATGGTGGATATTGTTACCCAGCAACAGGTCACTGCACATGTCCTCCTGGTTTCTATGGTGATTCCTGTGAAAAAAACTGCCCTGTAGGTATTTCATTGACCGTGCTAGACCCTCGTGgttag